The region GGGCAAACTCCGTCAAACTGGCGGATGGGGGATATACTGAGATTCCGGGGACCATTACTCTCCCCGTGAAAATTGGTGGCAAAACGTACGAACATGATTTCCTCGTCATGCCCTCGTTGGAAAGCTCAATGCTAATTGGCGTTGACCTGTGGGCCAAGCTCGGGATCACGCTGGAGGCACCACCGGTAAACAATCCCGTCCCGTCCTAATCCTAATCCCGACAAGAACTCTCCTAGCAACCGAGATATCCGACCGAGTCCCAGTGCGCGCCAGCGTTCTGTGCGATTACCGACCCATAGACTTAAGAATTAGGCTAATACTTGTCCGTTCGTAATTATAAGTCCGCCCGCCATCCGATTGCGTTATAAACTCCGATGCGTCTACCTGCGGTAAACTATAAGCCGACCTACAAGACAAACTCCGACAATTGCGCTCGGCGATACACTTATATCCGTCTGCGTCACAAAATCCGTTGTCTGCGCTTACATCTGCGATCGGCCCAGacacacacatatgtacaTCAACACTTACTCACGGCAAGCGTGGCCCGCAATCGCGGTAAACTtacttgtaaaaatttctgtaaatttattGGATATATCTTGTAAAAGTCTACAATAAACGTCGATGTAAAATCATACAAGTGTCTCAACGCGTTTCTTAAACCCTGCCTCCGGCGAGCTAATTCTATGTGACAAGAAAGGCGTATCGTCAcatgtacaaattatacaataaacttttacaatatatttttatatgttcgTAATTTTGTGTGTGATTTTCTAttacctatattttatttctgattcCTTTTATTCGATTGTGGCGATTATATCGTCAGATACTTAACCGCCGAAACAACTCGAATCGAAAATAAGAGGTAGCGAGGTCGTAAATAGGAAAAGACGTTAGAGTGGGGAAACAGAAACATAGGTAACAATAAGCGGGAACGTACTGGCAAGacataaacaataattaataacattgagCGAAACATGACGAGCGACTCCTTGAAGGACACGAAGTCCGGAGAGGAGACAACGACCGCGAGATCCCGGGAACAGAAAGGTAGACATTCGGCATCGCGACTCGGTAGCATACGGACGTATCCGCGGAATTGTACATACGCTTTAAAACTTGTGGGATTAAAGACTATGTTAAGATACAAACTCGAATAAATTACTCAACCTACACGCGCATTCCCGACCTATCCCcaaacgatatattttttctcccGAGACAGATATTACCGTATTCATTTTCTAACGCTGCTATGCTCACCTTTATGGATGACAAACTCAGCGGCATTCGGTGGCGGTGatgagaatttttttccaatatgTATCAGCGTGTCTTCCTTGATACCAGTGGGCGAAACTTTCAACGGGTCCTTTCCTTCGAAGAAACCTGACCACGGTGAATCCAACCAGTCTTTGTACTTAATATGCGTCTCCTGCCTGGCGTTGTTATATGCTTCTTCACAGATCTTTTCGTATTTGTCTTTGACATCCTACAAAGAAACGTCGcttttattgtaaaagtaattatataaagtaattatattatatatgtgacTTTCGCACCTTAACTTCTTCTTGTGTGACAACACTATTTTCAATGAGCGAGTTGGCATATTTGTCAAGGGCTGACAAAGTGTTCTTGATCTTACGGTACATCAGAGGCTGCGTGAACATCGGCTCGTCAATCTCATTATGACCATTGCGCCTGTAGGAGACCAAATCGATCACGACGTCTTTGTGGAAGGTAGCCCTCCATTCCGCCGCTACTTTGCACACGTGCATCACAGCTTCGGGATCATCGGAATTCACGTGGAAGATAGGTGCGTTCACCACTCGAGCCAcatctgataaataaattcgcGATAATTAATGCCATTAGAGAATATAGACAGGACTCGATTTTCATCAGTAAGTACCAACCAGTGCAGTACGGCGACGATCGTGAATGCCTCGGATCGGTAGTAAAACCGATCTGATTATTCACAACAATGTGAATAGTGCCGTGAGTGGTGTAATCAGGCAGGTCAGATAGATGCATTGTCTCGAAGACAATGCCTTGACCGCAGAACGCAGCATCTCCGTGAAGAAGAATAGACATGACCTGgagtatacataaaattacacTCATTAAAATAAGTTAACATCCATAAACGTAATCaagattgtataattatatcacaTATGTTATTGAATAtctaataatcaataatatttaatcattttaataacTATTTAACCGACTTGAATCTCAAAATTCAAATTCTATAGTTGTTTTTCCTTATTTAAACCGCTCATTGCCAATCTAATTATAAGAAGTATTCAAGgtacattttcatttatatagcAATTGCTTACTTTTTTGCCTTCGCCGTCGCCACGGTAGAACTGTTCGGCGCGTGTTTTGCCTTGAACCACCGGATCTACAGCTTCCAAATGCGATGGATTTGCAACCACGGCGAGACGAATGTTCTTGTTCGTCACTCGATTAAGACGCTCAATGTACGTGCCCAAATGATATTTTACATCGCCGGAAccctgaaattattttatcattagtAGGATTCTCGTATCAAACTAGCTGCAGTAACAAAATACACTTTCTACGTAGCTAAGAAGCACGATTCGTCTTATGCTTACATCATCGGCGGCTTCGAGCGCAGCAAACTGTGTGAAAATTTGACTCAATGGCTTACGACAGACATTAGCGAGAACATTGAGGCGACCACGATGAGGCATACCCATGACAATCGACTCAACTCCCAGTTCCGTAGACTTATCGATCACTTGCTTCATAGCTGGAATCAAAATTTCGCAACCCTCCAAACCGAATCTCTTCTCGGAGGACCATTTGCGCGCCAAAAATGCTTCGAATCTGtgattcaaattaaaagaCCCTTGCTAATTACGTCTCTTAGATACCAAGTGAATGCGAGAGAAGAGAATCTAAATTCCACACTTTGCCATTCACATGTCAATTTAGTATAATTCctgtttaaaagatattttggaaaaacgctttttaagttatatagcaaaaaaaataaaaatataaaaatataaacagaaaTTAAGTACAAGACTttgatttttctgaaaatttttaacttcaaagtttgcatgtttttttttaaattcaggTATTGGATTAGCGCTGGTGTTATTACCCGGTTGCGCGTGTCAATCTGGCTAAAATGAGCCTCTTCTCGTCATTCGTTACTTCCATGACTCCGGGCGTTTCCATCTTTTGCCTGATCCAATTGCATTGCTCCAGGGAGTTGATGAACATAAACTCGACACCTATGTGACCACAGTAAGCGGACTCGAGTCGCTTCAAGATCTCACGCAACGGCAATGATTTTTCCTTGCCGCCGATAAACGTGGTGGATGGCAATTTGAAAACACGATCCATGTCCGACTCCTCTGTATTAAGTATTTGGAATGAAAAACAcggattttataaatatcccAAACCTTTCCCAATTAATATTGCTATATACTcagatatttaaatgcatcgcgcatttatttcgcatttatgtaatataaaataattcatgtagcgtaaatataaaaattaaattgtatataagttGAACTGTTGGaatatgtgtatttttcttttaatttcttctgtttttttttttaaactgataCTGAAAATGTGCCTTTTATGCTTTAAAACTCTATTTTCAACAGTAATTACTTTCTTTAAGTACAAGGTCTAAtagttatcatttttaatttaagaaataatatttatatcgcaTCTGTATAAAtgcttctttaataataaataatattcacatATTGCAAAATATCTGCTGAAACGAACATGCAGTATACTTTTGAAAGGTATGTGAGGATACTGATGATCATAACATACGCTATACGCACGACAGTGCAAACAAATACCAAactgaaagaaaaacaaagttCTTTGATGCAGAAGAAAAGCTGTGAGCTTAAAGTAAAGCATCGTTAGTTCAAACTTCAAACAACAACCACCATTGAACCAACCATTggaaaatgtttcaaacaaACTAAAAAGATGGAATAGAAAATATACAGCAAATAAGACAATATAAAATGCGGTGAGAAACAGAACATAGgtaaagggaaaaaaatacatgttaGAAAAATTGTCAGAGATAATATACGCAACACTTCGATTCAACAGAGAGGGTGAGAAAGTAAAAGAGGAACAAAActagtttctttttttgccAAAGTTTTACATCCGTATCTGTAGTCCGTCACATTAAAATATCTGTGACATCAATACTCAAATGTCCCTCCTCTAATTCCTCCACGGAAGACGTTTGAAAACTACCTGTTGCCTGTGAATATCTTTTGACTTTTTACATAGTCGAGATATGTTTACACAGAAGAACCCAAGCACCTGGTATATAGGCTTTCAGTCGAAAACTACCTGACTTCACAGTGCAAATCCAAAATAAACCAGTGCCTCCCAATAGACTAGCGCAAGTAAAAGAGAGCTTTACGAGAGCAACCCCAATTTGGGCAGCGATTACTACATACTTTTCATTAGGACGGCTACTCGGTATTGAAGTTCCTGCGAGAAAGTAGTGCGTGGTCTCTTCCCTGTGGACATTAGACTCAAACTCAACAATTGGATCGAATATTGATCCCCAAAGATTTGGCTTCTTAATTCATTACCTGCCGCATACAGCTCATACTTGCTCGTAATAAAACGAATCaagagatttaataaattaataactctAGATCtctgattatattaataattaaacgtgttgcacattttatcttttaacgaTATCTTTTTTCAATGTGATACCAAAACAACAGCTATGCTCGCGGGATAAAGAGAATAAAGTATAAGTAGAGTTATGGAAAAGTGCTGAAAGAATTAAGCGATAAACTGAATTACTAACGAGATGAATTAATAACGTGAAGCAAAACTTTACACATTTCCATGTGTCCAAATAATACTTGGAAGATAGAAATATTCATTTGTcctcatttaaattaaacatgaGAGAAGAAATTAAACATAGCTTTATGCAATAGCAGCCTGCAAATAAGTTTTATACGGAAAATTAATACTCGAAAATATACTCGAAGATACATACGATTACGTTATCAATTAGTATTGAGTCTAATTACTAGTTTACAAATGCATGATgcatttttgttcaaaaaaatcaatctttttacagtttattcttttctatttatgCAAAAACACGTTCAATTAAGCTTACCGAATGAATAATGGGTATAGAGTAATTCTTGCGGATGTCTATCATCAAGATCAGCGCTGTTGATGCCGAGTGGGTCCAATTTAGCGATATGATGGCCACGTATCTGTCAATTTAATGCCACATTCATGCGAACCAAATAGTTTTCAAATTCTCATTTGATTTAAGTATATTtagtcaaaaatataaattactgtGCTTGATGTTGTATACTCTTTCAAAGAATAGGTGCATCACGACAAAGATAATACATGGTGTTCGATGCAAGTTATCTCTCATTGTGCTCTCTAAGAAAAACATCATATCACAGTAATCGACATTAAATACGCATATTAAGATATTGAAGCTATTGTCTTAACATTTGCATTTGTCCTAACATTTGTGTTATCTGCTCCTTAACTTCCCTATTATTAATGCGTTATCATCTGCTTAATTATGCGTTATATtatctgttttattaattaaagactGATAAGTGTCCGCTTAAACATCCCCTTATTTATGCAAAGGGGATTGTAACTCATACAAGGAAAAACAATCGCGCGCAATATGTTAgtgtgtataaattttaaaaagacaaGCATGCTAGACGAAAAACGTGTGCGAATATCCAAAAGCAATACACATATAACAAATACAAATTGTACATGCAAAGTCAACAGGAATTTCTTTGTTGTTCTTACCTCCAACATTTTACTCGCATAATATCGGACAAtgtacgtatatttatatatttatctatttttactcTCTGTCAAATATAAACGCGCTAAATTCATAATGATAAATGTGTCATACTCGGCAATGCCTGCATGTATACGGACATTCGAATTATGAAGTCCGATTAAATTATCGATTATTATGAAAAGATGGGGCGTATCATTTGTATGATTCAAAATGAATATAATGCTTTCTCAAACATTTTCAGTATCAGTAAGTTTGTCACAATACGAAGCTCGTTAAATACCTTCCCTTTGCACACAGTACATAATATTTCATCTTATACAATTCTTTCCAATTGCCGTTAGGAGTAAGTCAGTTGTAAGATATTTCCAATATTAAGAAACaaagaaacttaaaaaatgtaattttcaaaaaaatataaagaaataataaattccttatttaactttatatacatacatagacATTActtcaacaaaattttgaaatacgtCCCATACGTTGTAGACAAAATAAtcattaagattattttaaaattgtgtcgttctaaaattacaaacaattttacaagcaattattttttaaaaagatgcTTGAAAGTTTAtgtaaaagtagaaaaatgctttcaacaaaatataagtaaaatgttaatatgtaAAGATGATTGCGTGAAATGATAATACTGAATGCGAATTGGAAAGAGATGTTTAGAAATTGCAGTAAACATGGGCTGGGTAATATGACTCTATATACGCATTTATACACCACATACTCCAAACCAGTACAATGCGATTCTCATATACCTTTAAACGTATAGTACGTATGGCGAGAAACgcatatttaaaacaaaagccCGTTTAAAATGCTTTGGAAGAAAAGCCTTACCAAGCATATACTGTCGCAGCACTTGCTCTGGAGCCCCCTTGCGGGCTGCGTAATGCGTGTGTATCAGGTCTGTTTGCATAATACCCAGCGGGTCCAGATCGGCAACTAAGTGACCTCGGGCCTATACGCCAACGAATAATCCCGAAAAAGAACctcacatttatatataaactgtgTCTACTCTCGCAACTACACTGCACTGTACATATAATTGCAATCAAGAAATATGGAAGCAATAAGATACATACAGCTATTTAGCAAACAAATATTCCACTTATATGTTCTGATACTTGTAACATATCATATACCAAGAATTGATATCTATTGGAACAATGTTTATAAAGGAATGGATCCTCTTCCGTTTTTCTCACAACTATAATTTAActacaattaaaacaaaatggaAGCGTTGATATAACTTATTAAATAACTACCACAGTTTTAATaagctaattaaaaatagtgtGCTGCTGCTTCTTCCACGATAAAAGTATCTGATGTATTGAGAAAAGTCATCAAATATCAGGGCATcaaaaatcataatttgaaaaaccgcatttttattttgggAAAAATGTGGAGATGCAAGACATGCTTGAGATAGAAGATGCAGTGAGCCACTAGTGTAATCGTACAAAATGAGGCTATTATGCAATATTCGctcatataatttgatatatatatatatatatatatatatatatatatatgtactcaATGCATTTATTGTGTAATCATATGTtgacagtatatgaaacaaacatgatgtcagaaaaatttggaaatacaCATGATAGCCCCTAACACTAAGCAGAAATTACAACGTACAATATTTCATGTCCCAGGCTTATATCGACATATTCACTATGCATCAAGTTTATATCGCATACAGTATATATggatataaattctataatccatataacatatatattaccttTACTCATACTAAAAGACgttcttatttattacatattatataaacaaaactgGGACACAAAagattcgaaaatattttgttcagTGGAATTTACATGcatatacatttacatatacattgaTGCATGTACGCTGTATCAATGCATGCCACAGCAATTTCCGTAGTATGTGAATAAACTTCAAAACGTATATGTAGTATCGTATTTGTTTCGACAGAGCTAGGAAtttgtaaaactttattattaaattaaaattttttaaaacgctTAACTGCATGACAATATCTTTGACATATcgctattaaaataaaatgtattcttaTTCATGCAAATTTTAATGGAGTATAATTTAGTATGATTTAAAAGCAGATTTCTCCAGGCTcccatttaatttattagacatgttatatagtaataaaataaaaaaatattacaatattacatcTTTATAGATAATAGAGATAGGAGTAGAAAATTACCAgagaattgtattttttttatataattaaagtgtATTACCATAAAAGCAATATTGAAAAAGCTTGCAGCAATTTTTGCTGCATTTAGTTATTCATTTCgttatctaattgtaagtaaattatacacgGCTGAATAAAGCAATCATTTCTTGCaaacaaattaatacaaattactacgagtttattatcatttacatatttttcataaaattacacATGATAAATTGTCATGTGCAAAATATacttgtttgcaaaaatactTGGTTGCAATCACAGCCCGTTGAAATTGGTTACCAGGGGGGTAAAGCAAACAAAATTCCGATATCATACCTGATAAGAACGAATAATAGCTTGCACCGCTAGATGGTcgtcaataattttttcattaactgGCGCCTGACCGAGTTGCGTCCCGCCACCCAGTGGCAACAACGCTCCGAGTGGTACTTGGTTGTAACTTGGAGCGAGGGATGGTGGTGCCTGATACGCGAATCCTGGGGAAGCTCCAGCGGTGCTGTTTCGAAAGAAGGAATCCCATGACTACGAATAAAcaaaggtaaaataaatttaagaaaaatttttccagCTATAATATGAGCAAACGGCACAATCAAATAACTTCcacaaaagaaaagaaaaaacggcATAGATATACATCCTCTTTACCTTTTCaacaaactttaattaattttaatttctcctaCGATGAGAAATTGATTTCGAATTTTGTACGAGGATACATTTAGATTTACATACCACATGCACGCTGTTCGGATCTTGCAGCCACGCGTTGTACATCTCCTCCACGTAAGAGCTGGAGCTGCCATTCAAGAAGGGCTCGGTTGCCGCCCGGCTGTTGTACTTGCGCGCGGGCTCCGTAAAAATCACCTGACTGGTCCTGGTCAAGGGATGACTGCGGACCACCCAAGATGCGTATCTTTCGGGCCCGCACATGCGCGGCGCCAAGGGGGCCAGCGTTCTGAATATTGTCCTTGCCTTATACATTTTGACCTGGAACATGATAGAAGGCAGAAGGTCAGTTGCTGCTTTATCTCGCTACATATCGTCAATGTGGAAGAGATGTAAATAAGCTAACGAAACTGCGTAAATATAGTCACCGATAAGGCGTTCTTAGTATTTTACGCGTCACTTGAATTTCTCAAGTGACCAAATGAGTATGCGTTGTTTGAAGATCTGACTTGCATTTCAATTAAGCGTTTCAGGTGCCTTGCACAGTCATGAGGCATCAATGAGAATATAAACTTTGATAAGCGCATAGGGCAATGTGTGTTAAGCCAATCTTGCAGTACGTACGATTACGAACTGATTTGTCTGGCCTTATCTGCTATAGTCTCTTGCCTTATCAATTGTTCTCATTGCATCACTGAAATTCTAAACTTTGTCTGCATGTCATATCTACTGATTGCTAAGAAACACGGAGAATACTAAAGACGCATTTTGCAATTGTATAAGCATGATTGGTATATCTGGGCATTCTCACATGTTgcaatatacatgtatatgcgTGCTTGTTTGTGCACAGGTTAAATAAAACCCCAGTTGATATATAGACGCTTTCATAGAATACGCTTCATCTTAGCATAGAGACATAACTGCGTCATTAggtacaataaattttaaagtaaatacgCGATCAATATTCACACATATTattcaacaatatatataacaaataacgtgtaattgtataatttcgcAGAATTCGCggaataaaagattaaatacataaaattgtttgaggtgttatttatattattatgttcaatcgattaatatttatataacgaaAAGTTTCTATGTTTCACTGCgctttattaaatgtttaccATAACTATCGAGGCGTTACCATTCTATTTTTACCAACTGGCCGACTTCCAAATTGCGTAACGTTgttcgagaaaaaaaacacacGATAAACGTTTCACAGAAAACcgcagaaaaaattttaaatgttactgAGATGCCGGTAGACTCatctgtataaatataaaatagcattttacacataaaaagATCCTCGCGGCAACACACTTAATTAGTGATTCGCAAAATGCTGCCTGAAGTATTTCCTTTAAAAAGCAGAGTGAAGGCTAAAAAGCACAGTACACGGGCAAAGTTTGCACTATCAAGACCTTGCGGAATTCAGATAAGCTTTGACAGACGTCATTCTGTCTGCCAGAAACGCGTGTAATGTTTCTAAGAtaaaatacttgaaatattGCTCTTTTTGGCTTAAAAGAAGAGCAGGATTTTCTTCAAAAGGGAAGTCTTACCAGCCAGACAGTCACATTGTAATTCAAATtgttgtattataaatatttatagaatattcaATATTCACTCAATATTTATGGACGCAACATTAATTCAAAACCGTGAGAGCAAATTTTAACGTATAGACTAATTGTGACTCCCGAATACTTCTCaataatcatatttaaattggcaattattattatttatctaacaGCAACAGAATCAAATTAGACCCAGTTTCTCAATTGAGGCAAAATTCACTCAGAGAGGCGGAACATCTGACGTCACGTACGTGCCCCTTTATTTAGAGAGATAAGATTGCAAGATAAGGTAACTTAATGAGAGAGCAAGCAGAAAAATTCTTGTAGATTAATACTTCCTTTCACTTCAAacagtaagtatatatatgcacaaaTCAGACGGTAAAGTTAAAGCAACGAAGGCCATCGAGCCGTATCGCTTTTTCTCCACAGATCGCCACACAATTGTGTCcttacaaaatacaaatttttgttcgCATTTACCTTGAGCAGTTCTCTCTTTATTCGACACCCAGAGTATGCGGAAAAGCGTGGAAAATGAAATGTGTATGTGCAACCgggaaaaataaaactctCAAAGTCCGATCAACACGCGGCAAGACGGTCTCGAATGCGCTTCGAGACGATCGCTGGCCTCGTTCGCGCGCATGTGAC is a window of Temnothorax longispinosus isolate EJ_2023e chromosome 1, Tlon_JGU_v1, whole genome shotgun sequence DNA encoding:
- the Nc73ef gene encoding 2-oxoglutarate dehydrogenase complex component E1 isoform X2, which translates into the protein MYKARTIFRTLAPLAPRMCGPERYASWVVRSHPLTRTSQVIFTEPARKYNSRAATEPFLNGSSSSYVEEMYNAWLQDPNSVHVSWDSFFRNSTAGASPGFAYQAPPSLAPSYNQVPLGALLPLGGGTQLGQAPVNEKIIDDHLAVQAIIRSYQARGHLVADLDPLGIMQTDLIHTHYAARKGAPEQVLRQYMLEESDMDRVFKLPSTTFIGGKEKSLPLREILKRLESAYCGHIGVEFMFINSLEQCNWIRQKMETPGVMEVTNDEKRLILARLTRATGFEAFLARKWSSEKRFGLEGCEILIPAMKQVIDKSTELGVESIVMGMPHRGRLNVLANVCRKPLSQIFTQFAALEAADDGSGDVKYHLGTYIERLNRVTNKNIRLAVVANPSHLEAVDPVVQGKTRAEQFYRGDGEGKKVMSILLHGDAAFCGQGIVFETMHLSDLPDYTTHGTIHIVVNNQIGFTTDPRHSRSSPYCTDVARVVNAPIFHVNSDDPEAVMHVCKVAAEWRATFHKDVVIDLVSYRRNGHNEIDEPMFTQPLMYRKIKNTLSALDKYANSLIENSVVTQEEVKDVKDKYEKICEEAYNNARQETHIKYKDWLDSPWSGFFEGKDPLKVSPTGIKEDTLIHIGKKFSSPPPNAAEFVIHKGIERILKSRMEMIEARTVDWALGEAMAFGSLLKEGIHVRLSGQDVERGTFSHRHHVLHHQTVDKATYRPLCYLYPDQAPYTVCNSSLSEFGVLGFELGYSMTNPNALVCWEAQFGDFNNTAQCIIDQFISSGQAKWVRQSGLVMLQPHGLEGMGPEHSSARLERFLQMSADDPDYFPPESEEFAVRQLHDSNWIVANCSTPANYFHILRRQIALPFRKPLILMTPKSLLRHPEAKSNFDLMLEDTQFLRVIPEEGAATQNPNGVKKLLFCSGKVYYDLKKARTERKLDDKIAIARVEQISPFPYDLVKKEAAKYPNAELIWSQEEHKNQGAWTYVQPRFHTALNGTRNVVGASDTSDQGWFAGLFSSPKPIKTTTVSEPESTESTEPKQRTVRYAGRPTASSPATGSKMQHLKELKQLLDDSLNF
- the Nc73ef gene encoding 2-oxoglutarate dehydrogenase complex component E1 isoform X5 gives rise to the protein MYKARTIFRTLAPLAPRMCGPERYASWVVRSHPLTRTSQVIFTEPARKYNSRAATEPFLNGSSSSYVEEMYNAWLQDPNSVHVSWDSFFRNSTAGASPGFAYQAPPSLAPSYNQVPLGALLPLGGGTQLGQAPVNEKIIDDHLAVQAIIRSYQARGHLVADLDPLGIMQTDLIHTHYAARKGAPEQVLRQYMLEESDMDRVFKLPSTTFIGGKEKSLPLREILKRLESAYCGHIGVEFMFINSLEQCNWIRQKMETPGVMEVTNDEKRLILARLTRATGFEAFLARKWSSEKRFGLEGCEILIPAMKQVIDKSTELGVESIVMGMPHRGRLNVLANVCRKPLSQIFTQFAALEAADDGSGDVKYHLGTYIERLNRVTNKNIRLAVVANPSHLEAVDPVVQGKTRAEQFYRGDGEGKKVMSILLHGDAAFCGQGIVFETMHLSDLPDYTTHGTIHIVVNNQIGFTTDPRHSRSSPYCTDVARVVNAPIFHVNSDDPEAVMHVCKVAAEWRATFHKDVVIDLVSYRRNGHNEIDEPMFTQPLMYRKIKNTLSALDKYANSLIENSVVTQEEVKDVKDKYEKICEEAYNNARQETHIKYKDWLDSPWSGFFEGKDPLKVSPTGIKEDTLIHIGKKFSSPPPNAAEFVIHKGIERILKSRMEMIEARTVDWALGEAMAFGSLLKEGIHVRLSGQDVERGTFSHRHHVLHHQTVDKATYRPLCYLYPDQAPYTVCNSSLSEFGVLGFELGYSMTNPNALVCWEAQFGDFNNTAQCIIDQFISSGQAKWVRQSGLVMLQPHGLEGMGPEHSSARLERFLQMSADDPDYFPPESEEFAVRQLHDSNWIVANCSTPANYFHILRRQIALPFRKPLILMTPKSLLRHPEAKSNFDLMLEDTQFLRVIPEEGAATQNPNGVKKLLFCSGKVYYDLKKARTERKLDDKIAIARVEQISPFPYDLVKKEAAKYPNAELIWSQEEHKNQGAWTYVQPRFHTALNGTRNVVYAGRPTASSPATGSKMQHLKELKQLLDDSLNF